A genomic region of Larus michahellis chromosome 25, bLarMic1.1, whole genome shotgun sequence contains the following coding sequences:
- the EVI5L gene encoding EVI5-like protein isoform X4 — protein MASPAVSPDSSSHEALSSVNSAPACSPTSDSENLSPDELELLAKLEEQNRLLEADSKSMRSMNGSRRNSGSSLVSSSSASSNLSHLEEDTWILWGRIVNEWDEWRKKKEKLLKELIRKGIPHHFRAIVWQLLCSATDMPVKNQYSELLKMSSPCEKLIRRDIARTYPEHEFFKGQDSLGQEVLFNVMKAYSLVDREVGYCQGSAFIVGLLLMQMPEEEAFCVFVRLMQEYRLRELFKPSMAELGLCIYQFEYMLQEQLPELNIHFRSQSFLTSMYASSWFLTLFLTTFPLPVATRVFDIFMYEGLEIVFRVGMALLQFNQAELVQLDMEGMSQYFQKVIPHQFDSCPDKLILRAFQVKYNPKKMKRLEKEYAAIKNKEMEEQIEIKGQVTRAQEAEENYIIKRELAVVKQRCTSATENLQRAQTTIRQLQDQQGNPRFSEEFVTHLETELEQSRLRESETLGALKEMQDKVLDMEKRNSLLPDEDNVVRLQEELQALALREAEAVKSLTELQQQVKDLSDSWQAGRAGGRWKDSPQRSNANALQEAVVAARLREAQAQAELRALRQRVLQLETQGQIQRTVLGRAEQTCAGLREQLRLAAAQSKGLQAQLSESHRKHAEAQCKSKEEVMAVRLREADSMAALAEMRQRVAELEIQREEGMIQGQLNHSDAAQYIRQLKDHIDELKAEIRLLRGPLAFGAVGLGTRLGDEDSLGSSDEELPPFALTHGDIGDLGDMGDSSDSETEGAPTAP, from the exons ATGGCGTCGCCGGCCGTCAGCCCCGATTCATCCTCCCACGAAGCCCTTTCCTCCGTCAACTCAGCCCCGGCCTGTTCGCCCACCTCCGACTCGGAAAACCTCAGCCCCGACGAACTGGAGCTACTGGCGAAACTAGAGGAGCAAAATCG GCTACTGGAGGCCGACTCCAAGTCAATGCGCTCCATGAACGGCTCGCGAAGGAACAGCGGCTCCTCCTTGGTCTCCAGCTCCTCGGcctcttccaacctcagccaccTCGAGGAGGACACCTGGATCCTCTGGGGCCGGATCGTCAATGAGTGGGACGAGTGgcggaagaagaaggagaagctTCTAAAG GAGCTCATCCGCAAAGGGATTCCCCACCACTTCCGTGCCATTGTCTGGCAGTTGCTCTGCAGTGCCACCGACATGCCCGTCAAAAACCAGTACTCGGAGCTACTCAAGATGTCCTCGCCCTGCGAGAAGCTCATCCGACGGGATATCGCCCGCACCTACCCGGAGCATGAGTTCTTCAAGGGACAGGACAGCCTGGGCCAGGAGGTGCTCTTCAACGTCATGAAG gccTATTCGCTGGTGGACCGAGAGGTCGGATACTGCCAGGGTAGTGCCTTCATCGTGGGACTGCTGCTCATGCAG ATGCCCGAGGAAGAGGCCTTCTGTGTGTTCGTGAGGTTGATGCAGGAATATCGCTTACGGGAGCTCTTCAAACCCAGCATGGCTGAACTGGGGCTCTGCATCTACCAGTTTGAGTACATGCTGCAG GAGCAGCTGCCGGAGCTGAACATCCACTTCCGCTCACAGAGCTTCCTCACCTCCATGTACGCCTCGTCCTGGTTCCTCACCCTCTTCCTCACCACCTTCCCTCTTCCTGTGGCCACGCGCGTCTTTGACATCTTCATGTACGAG GGCCTCGAGATTGTCTTCCGCGTGGGGATGGCGCTGCTGCAGTTCAACCAGGCTGAGCTAGTCCAGCTCGACATGGAGGGCATGTCCCAG TATTTCCAGAAGGTGATCCCTCACCAGTTTGACAGTTGCCCTGACAAGCTCATCCTCAGGGCCTTCCAGGTCAAGTACAACCCCAAGAAGATGAAGAG GCTGGAGAAGGAATACGCTGCCATCAAGAACAAAGAGATGGAGGAGCAGATCGAGATCAAG ggccaggtGACACGGgcgcaggaggcagaggagaacTACATCATCAAGCGGGAGCTGGCGGTGGTGAAGCAGCGCTGCACCTCGGCCACCGAGAACCTGCAGCGCGCCCAGACCACCATCCGTCAGCTGCAGGACCAGCAG GGGAACCCACGCTTCAGCGAGGAGTTTGTCACCCACCTGGAGACAGAGCTGGAGCAGTCGCGGCTGCGGGAGAGCGAGACCCTGGGTGCCCTCAAGGAGATGCAGGATAAAGTCCTCGACATGGAGAAG aggAACAGCCTGCTGCCGGACGAGGACAACGTGGtgcggctgcaggaggagctgcaggcgCTGGCGCTGCGCGAGGCCGAGGCCGTCAAGTCACTGacggagctgcagcagcaggtgaAGGACCTCAGTGACAGCTGGCAG GctggccgggcgggcgggcgctggaAGGATTCCCCGCAGCGGAGCAACGCCAACGCGCTGCAGGAGGCCGTGGTGGCCGCACGGCTACGGGAGGCCCAGGCCCAGGCTGAGCTGCGGGCGCTGCGCCAGcgggtgctgcagctggagacaCAG GGCCAGATCCAGCGCACGGTGCTGGGCCGGGCGGAGCAGACGTgcgcggggctgcgggagcagctgcGGCTGGCGGCGGCGCAGAGCAAGGGGCTGCAGGCGCAGCTCAGTGAGAGCCACCGCAAACACGCCGAGGCCCAGTGCAAG AGCAAGGAGGAGGTGATGGCGGTGCGCCTGCGGGAAGCCGACAGCATGGCAGCCCTGGCCGAGATGCGACAGCGCGTCGCTGAGCTGGAGATCCAG agggaggaggggatgATCCAGGGGCAGCTCAACCACTCAGACGCCGCCCAGTACATCCGCCAGCTCAAGGACCACATCGACGAGCTCAAGGCCGAG aTCCGGCTGCTGCGGGGGCCACTGGCCTTtggggcggtggggctggggacacgccTGGGGGACGAGGACTCTCTGGGTTCCTCCGACGAGGAGCTGCCACCCTTCGCCCTGACccacggggacatcggggacctcggggacatgggggacagcaGCGACAGCGAGACCGAGGGGGCACCCACGGCACCGTGA
- the EVI5L gene encoding EVI5-like protein isoform X1, protein MASPAVSPDSSSHEALSSVNSAPACSPTSDSENLSPDELELLAKLEEQNRLLEADSKSMRSMNGSRRNSGSSLVSSSSASSNLSHLEEDTWILWGRIVNEWDEWRKKKEKLLKELIRKGIPHHFRAIVWQLLCSATDMPVKNQYSELLKMSSPCEKLIRRDIARTYPEHEFFKGQDSLGQEVLFNVMKAYSLVDREVGYCQGSAFIVGLLLMQMPEEEAFCVFVRLMQEYRLRELFKPSMAELGLCIYQFEYMLQEQLPELNIHFRSQSFLTSMYASSWFLTLFLTTFPLPVATRVFDIFMYEGLEIVFRVGMALLQFNQAELVQLDMEGMSQYFQKVIPHQFDSCPDKLILRAFQVKYNPKKMKRLEKEYAAIKNKEMEEQIEIKRLRTENRLLKQRIETLEKESAALADRLIQGQVTRAQEAEENYIIKRELAVVKQRCTSATENLQRAQTTIRQLQDQQGNPRFSEEFVTHLETELEQSRLRESETLGALKEMQDKVLDMEKRNSLLPDEDNVVRLQEELQALALREAEAVKSLTELQQQVKDLSDSWQAGRAGGRWKDSPQRSNANALQEAVVAARLREAQAQAELRALRQRVLQLETQGQIQRTVLGRAEQTCAGLREQLRLAAAQSKGLQAQLSESHRKHAEAQCKSKEEVMAVRLREADSMAALAEMRQRVAELEIQREEGMIQGQLNHSDAAQYIRQLKDHIDELKAEIRLLRGPLAFGAVGLGTRLGDEDSLGSSDEELPPFALTHGDIGDLGDMGDSSDSETEGAPTAP, encoded by the exons ATGGCGTCGCCGGCCGTCAGCCCCGATTCATCCTCCCACGAAGCCCTTTCCTCCGTCAACTCAGCCCCGGCCTGTTCGCCCACCTCCGACTCGGAAAACCTCAGCCCCGACGAACTGGAGCTACTGGCGAAACTAGAGGAGCAAAATCG GCTACTGGAGGCCGACTCCAAGTCAATGCGCTCCATGAACGGCTCGCGAAGGAACAGCGGCTCCTCCTTGGTCTCCAGCTCCTCGGcctcttccaacctcagccaccTCGAGGAGGACACCTGGATCCTCTGGGGCCGGATCGTCAATGAGTGGGACGAGTGgcggaagaagaaggagaagctTCTAAAG GAGCTCATCCGCAAAGGGATTCCCCACCACTTCCGTGCCATTGTCTGGCAGTTGCTCTGCAGTGCCACCGACATGCCCGTCAAAAACCAGTACTCGGAGCTACTCAAGATGTCCTCGCCCTGCGAGAAGCTCATCCGACGGGATATCGCCCGCACCTACCCGGAGCATGAGTTCTTCAAGGGACAGGACAGCCTGGGCCAGGAGGTGCTCTTCAACGTCATGAAG gccTATTCGCTGGTGGACCGAGAGGTCGGATACTGCCAGGGTAGTGCCTTCATCGTGGGACTGCTGCTCATGCAG ATGCCCGAGGAAGAGGCCTTCTGTGTGTTCGTGAGGTTGATGCAGGAATATCGCTTACGGGAGCTCTTCAAACCCAGCATGGCTGAACTGGGGCTCTGCATCTACCAGTTTGAGTACATGCTGCAG GAGCAGCTGCCGGAGCTGAACATCCACTTCCGCTCACAGAGCTTCCTCACCTCCATGTACGCCTCGTCCTGGTTCCTCACCCTCTTCCTCACCACCTTCCCTCTTCCTGTGGCCACGCGCGTCTTTGACATCTTCATGTACGAG GGCCTCGAGATTGTCTTCCGCGTGGGGATGGCGCTGCTGCAGTTCAACCAGGCTGAGCTAGTCCAGCTCGACATGGAGGGCATGTCCCAG TATTTCCAGAAGGTGATCCCTCACCAGTTTGACAGTTGCCCTGACAAGCTCATCCTCAGGGCCTTCCAGGTCAAGTACAACCCCAAGAAGATGAAGAG GCTGGAGAAGGAATACGCTGCCATCAAGAACAAAGAGATGGAGGAGCAGATCGAGATCAAG CGCCTCCGCACGGAGAACCGCCTGCTGAAACAGCGCATTGAAACCCTGGAGAAG GAGAGCGCGGCTCTCGCCGACAGGCTCATCCAG ggccaggtGACACGGgcgcaggaggcagaggagaacTACATCATCAAGCGGGAGCTGGCGGTGGTGAAGCAGCGCTGCACCTCGGCCACCGAGAACCTGCAGCGCGCCCAGACCACCATCCGTCAGCTGCAGGACCAGCAG GGGAACCCACGCTTCAGCGAGGAGTTTGTCACCCACCTGGAGACAGAGCTGGAGCAGTCGCGGCTGCGGGAGAGCGAGACCCTGGGTGCCCTCAAGGAGATGCAGGATAAAGTCCTCGACATGGAGAAG aggAACAGCCTGCTGCCGGACGAGGACAACGTGGtgcggctgcaggaggagctgcaggcgCTGGCGCTGCGCGAGGCCGAGGCCGTCAAGTCACTGacggagctgcagcagcaggtgaAGGACCTCAGTGACAGCTGGCAG GctggccgggcgggcgggcgctggaAGGATTCCCCGCAGCGGAGCAACGCCAACGCGCTGCAGGAGGCCGTGGTGGCCGCACGGCTACGGGAGGCCCAGGCCCAGGCTGAGCTGCGGGCGCTGCGCCAGcgggtgctgcagctggagacaCAG GGCCAGATCCAGCGCACGGTGCTGGGCCGGGCGGAGCAGACGTgcgcggggctgcgggagcagctgcGGCTGGCGGCGGCGCAGAGCAAGGGGCTGCAGGCGCAGCTCAGTGAGAGCCACCGCAAACACGCCGAGGCCCAGTGCAAG AGCAAGGAGGAGGTGATGGCGGTGCGCCTGCGGGAAGCCGACAGCATGGCAGCCCTGGCCGAGATGCGACAGCGCGTCGCTGAGCTGGAGATCCAG agggaggaggggatgATCCAGGGGCAGCTCAACCACTCAGACGCCGCCCAGTACATCCGCCAGCTCAAGGACCACATCGACGAGCTCAAGGCCGAG aTCCGGCTGCTGCGGGGGCCACTGGCCTTtggggcggtggggctggggacacgccTGGGGGACGAGGACTCTCTGGGTTCCTCCGACGAGGAGCTGCCACCCTTCGCCCTGACccacggggacatcggggacctcggggacatgggggacagcaGCGACAGCGAGACCGAGGGGGCACCCACGGCACCGTGA
- the EVI5L gene encoding EVI5-like protein isoform X5 has translation MASPAVSPDSSSHEALSSVNSAPACSPTSDSENLSPDELELLAKLEEQNRLLEADSKSMRSMNGSRRNSGSSLVSSSSASSNLSHLEEDTWILWGRIVNEWDEWRKKKEKLLKELIRKGIPHHFRAIVWQLLCSATDMPVKNQYSELLKMSSPCEKLIRRDIARTYPEHEFFKGQDSLGQEVLFNVMKAYSLVDREVGYCQGSAFIVGLLLMQMPEEEAFCVFVRLMQEYRLRELFKPSMAELGLCIYQFEYMLQEQLPELNIHFRSQSFLTSMYASSWFLTLFLTTFPLPVATRVFDIFMYEGLEIVFRVGMALLQFNQAELVQLDMEGMSQYFQKVIPHQFDSCPDKLILRAFQVKYNPKKMKRLEKEYAAIKNKEMEEQIEIKRLRTENRLLKQRIETLEKESAALADRLIQGQVTRAQEAEENYIIKRELAVVKQRCTSATENLQRAQTTIRQLQDQQGNPRFSEEFVTHLETELEQSRLRESETLGALKEMQDKVLDMEKRNSLLPDEDNVVRLQEELQALALREAEAVKSLTELQQQVKDLSDSWQAGRAGGRWKDSPQRSNANALQEAVVAARLREAQAQAELRALRQRVLQLETQGQIQRTVLGRAEQTCAGLREQLRLAAAQSKGLQAQLSESHRKHAEAQCKSKEEVMAVRLREADSMAALAEMRQRVAELEIQIRLLRGPLAFGAVGLGTRLGDEDSLGSSDEELPPFALTHGDIGDLGDMGDSSDSETEGAPTAP, from the exons ATGGCGTCGCCGGCCGTCAGCCCCGATTCATCCTCCCACGAAGCCCTTTCCTCCGTCAACTCAGCCCCGGCCTGTTCGCCCACCTCCGACTCGGAAAACCTCAGCCCCGACGAACTGGAGCTACTGGCGAAACTAGAGGAGCAAAATCG GCTACTGGAGGCCGACTCCAAGTCAATGCGCTCCATGAACGGCTCGCGAAGGAACAGCGGCTCCTCCTTGGTCTCCAGCTCCTCGGcctcttccaacctcagccaccTCGAGGAGGACACCTGGATCCTCTGGGGCCGGATCGTCAATGAGTGGGACGAGTGgcggaagaagaaggagaagctTCTAAAG GAGCTCATCCGCAAAGGGATTCCCCACCACTTCCGTGCCATTGTCTGGCAGTTGCTCTGCAGTGCCACCGACATGCCCGTCAAAAACCAGTACTCGGAGCTACTCAAGATGTCCTCGCCCTGCGAGAAGCTCATCCGACGGGATATCGCCCGCACCTACCCGGAGCATGAGTTCTTCAAGGGACAGGACAGCCTGGGCCAGGAGGTGCTCTTCAACGTCATGAAG gccTATTCGCTGGTGGACCGAGAGGTCGGATACTGCCAGGGTAGTGCCTTCATCGTGGGACTGCTGCTCATGCAG ATGCCCGAGGAAGAGGCCTTCTGTGTGTTCGTGAGGTTGATGCAGGAATATCGCTTACGGGAGCTCTTCAAACCCAGCATGGCTGAACTGGGGCTCTGCATCTACCAGTTTGAGTACATGCTGCAG GAGCAGCTGCCGGAGCTGAACATCCACTTCCGCTCACAGAGCTTCCTCACCTCCATGTACGCCTCGTCCTGGTTCCTCACCCTCTTCCTCACCACCTTCCCTCTTCCTGTGGCCACGCGCGTCTTTGACATCTTCATGTACGAG GGCCTCGAGATTGTCTTCCGCGTGGGGATGGCGCTGCTGCAGTTCAACCAGGCTGAGCTAGTCCAGCTCGACATGGAGGGCATGTCCCAG TATTTCCAGAAGGTGATCCCTCACCAGTTTGACAGTTGCCCTGACAAGCTCATCCTCAGGGCCTTCCAGGTCAAGTACAACCCCAAGAAGATGAAGAG GCTGGAGAAGGAATACGCTGCCATCAAGAACAAAGAGATGGAGGAGCAGATCGAGATCAAG CGCCTCCGCACGGAGAACCGCCTGCTGAAACAGCGCATTGAAACCCTGGAGAAG GAGAGCGCGGCTCTCGCCGACAGGCTCATCCAG ggccaggtGACACGGgcgcaggaggcagaggagaacTACATCATCAAGCGGGAGCTGGCGGTGGTGAAGCAGCGCTGCACCTCGGCCACCGAGAACCTGCAGCGCGCCCAGACCACCATCCGTCAGCTGCAGGACCAGCAG GGGAACCCACGCTTCAGCGAGGAGTTTGTCACCCACCTGGAGACAGAGCTGGAGCAGTCGCGGCTGCGGGAGAGCGAGACCCTGGGTGCCCTCAAGGAGATGCAGGATAAAGTCCTCGACATGGAGAAG aggAACAGCCTGCTGCCGGACGAGGACAACGTGGtgcggctgcaggaggagctgcaggcgCTGGCGCTGCGCGAGGCCGAGGCCGTCAAGTCACTGacggagctgcagcagcaggtgaAGGACCTCAGTGACAGCTGGCAG GctggccgggcgggcgggcgctggaAGGATTCCCCGCAGCGGAGCAACGCCAACGCGCTGCAGGAGGCCGTGGTGGCCGCACGGCTACGGGAGGCCCAGGCCCAGGCTGAGCTGCGGGCGCTGCGCCAGcgggtgctgcagctggagacaCAG GGCCAGATCCAGCGCACGGTGCTGGGCCGGGCGGAGCAGACGTgcgcggggctgcgggagcagctgcGGCTGGCGGCGGCGCAGAGCAAGGGGCTGCAGGCGCAGCTCAGTGAGAGCCACCGCAAACACGCCGAGGCCCAGTGCAAG AGCAAGGAGGAGGTGATGGCGGTGCGCCTGCGGGAAGCCGACAGCATGGCAGCCCTGGCCGAGATGCGACAGCGCGTCGCTGAGCTGGAGATCCAG aTCCGGCTGCTGCGGGGGCCACTGGCCTTtggggcggtggggctggggacacgccTGGGGGACGAGGACTCTCTGGGTTCCTCCGACGAGGAGCTGCCACCCTTCGCCCTGACccacggggacatcggggacctcggggacatgggggacagcaGCGACAGCGAGACCGAGGGGGCACCCACGGCACCGTGA
- the EVI5L gene encoding EVI5-like protein isoform X2 yields MGGDVLLMLMPGFPAPACSPTSDSENLSPDELELLAKLEEQNRLLEADSKSMRSMNGSRRNSGSSLVSSSSASSNLSHLEEDTWILWGRIVNEWDEWRKKKEKLLKELIRKGIPHHFRAIVWQLLCSATDMPVKNQYSELLKMSSPCEKLIRRDIARTYPEHEFFKGQDSLGQEVLFNVMKAYSLVDREVGYCQGSAFIVGLLLMQMPEEEAFCVFVRLMQEYRLRELFKPSMAELGLCIYQFEYMLQEQLPELNIHFRSQSFLTSMYASSWFLTLFLTTFPLPVATRVFDIFMYEGLEIVFRVGMALLQFNQAELVQLDMEGMSQYFQKVIPHQFDSCPDKLILRAFQVKYNPKKMKRLEKEYAAIKNKEMEEQIEIKRLRTENRLLKQRIETLEKESAALADRLIQGQVTRAQEAEENYIIKRELAVVKQRCTSATENLQRAQTTIRQLQDQQGNPRFSEEFVTHLETELEQSRLRESETLGALKEMQDKVLDMEKRNSLLPDEDNVVRLQEELQALALREAEAVKSLTELQQQVKDLSDSWQAGRAGGRWKDSPQRSNANALQEAVVAARLREAQAQAELRALRQRVLQLETQGQIQRTVLGRAEQTCAGLREQLRLAAAQSKGLQAQLSESHRKHAEAQCKSKEEVMAVRLREADSMAALAEMRQRVAELEIQREEGMIQGQLNHSDAAQYIRQLKDHIDELKAEIRLLRGPLAFGAVGLGTRLGDEDSLGSSDEELPPFALTHGDIGDLGDMGDSSDSETEGAPTAP; encoded by the exons ATGGGGGGTGACGTCCTGCTCATGCTGATGCCCGGTTTTCCAG CCCCGGCCTGTTCGCCCACCTCCGACTCGGAAAACCTCAGCCCCGACGAACTGGAGCTACTGGCGAAACTAGAGGAGCAAAATCG GCTACTGGAGGCCGACTCCAAGTCAATGCGCTCCATGAACGGCTCGCGAAGGAACAGCGGCTCCTCCTTGGTCTCCAGCTCCTCGGcctcttccaacctcagccaccTCGAGGAGGACACCTGGATCCTCTGGGGCCGGATCGTCAATGAGTGGGACGAGTGgcggaagaagaaggagaagctTCTAAAG GAGCTCATCCGCAAAGGGATTCCCCACCACTTCCGTGCCATTGTCTGGCAGTTGCTCTGCAGTGCCACCGACATGCCCGTCAAAAACCAGTACTCGGAGCTACTCAAGATGTCCTCGCCCTGCGAGAAGCTCATCCGACGGGATATCGCCCGCACCTACCCGGAGCATGAGTTCTTCAAGGGACAGGACAGCCTGGGCCAGGAGGTGCTCTTCAACGTCATGAAG gccTATTCGCTGGTGGACCGAGAGGTCGGATACTGCCAGGGTAGTGCCTTCATCGTGGGACTGCTGCTCATGCAG ATGCCCGAGGAAGAGGCCTTCTGTGTGTTCGTGAGGTTGATGCAGGAATATCGCTTACGGGAGCTCTTCAAACCCAGCATGGCTGAACTGGGGCTCTGCATCTACCAGTTTGAGTACATGCTGCAG GAGCAGCTGCCGGAGCTGAACATCCACTTCCGCTCACAGAGCTTCCTCACCTCCATGTACGCCTCGTCCTGGTTCCTCACCCTCTTCCTCACCACCTTCCCTCTTCCTGTGGCCACGCGCGTCTTTGACATCTTCATGTACGAG GGCCTCGAGATTGTCTTCCGCGTGGGGATGGCGCTGCTGCAGTTCAACCAGGCTGAGCTAGTCCAGCTCGACATGGAGGGCATGTCCCAG TATTTCCAGAAGGTGATCCCTCACCAGTTTGACAGTTGCCCTGACAAGCTCATCCTCAGGGCCTTCCAGGTCAAGTACAACCCCAAGAAGATGAAGAG GCTGGAGAAGGAATACGCTGCCATCAAGAACAAAGAGATGGAGGAGCAGATCGAGATCAAG CGCCTCCGCACGGAGAACCGCCTGCTGAAACAGCGCATTGAAACCCTGGAGAAG GAGAGCGCGGCTCTCGCCGACAGGCTCATCCAG ggccaggtGACACGGgcgcaggaggcagaggagaacTACATCATCAAGCGGGAGCTGGCGGTGGTGAAGCAGCGCTGCACCTCGGCCACCGAGAACCTGCAGCGCGCCCAGACCACCATCCGTCAGCTGCAGGACCAGCAG GGGAACCCACGCTTCAGCGAGGAGTTTGTCACCCACCTGGAGACAGAGCTGGAGCAGTCGCGGCTGCGGGAGAGCGAGACCCTGGGTGCCCTCAAGGAGATGCAGGATAAAGTCCTCGACATGGAGAAG aggAACAGCCTGCTGCCGGACGAGGACAACGTGGtgcggctgcaggaggagctgcaggcgCTGGCGCTGCGCGAGGCCGAGGCCGTCAAGTCACTGacggagctgcagcagcaggtgaAGGACCTCAGTGACAGCTGGCAG GctggccgggcgggcgggcgctggaAGGATTCCCCGCAGCGGAGCAACGCCAACGCGCTGCAGGAGGCCGTGGTGGCCGCACGGCTACGGGAGGCCCAGGCCCAGGCTGAGCTGCGGGCGCTGCGCCAGcgggtgctgcagctggagacaCAG GGCCAGATCCAGCGCACGGTGCTGGGCCGGGCGGAGCAGACGTgcgcggggctgcgggagcagctgcGGCTGGCGGCGGCGCAGAGCAAGGGGCTGCAGGCGCAGCTCAGTGAGAGCCACCGCAAACACGCCGAGGCCCAGTGCAAG AGCAAGGAGGAGGTGATGGCGGTGCGCCTGCGGGAAGCCGACAGCATGGCAGCCCTGGCCGAGATGCGACAGCGCGTCGCTGAGCTGGAGATCCAG agggaggaggggatgATCCAGGGGCAGCTCAACCACTCAGACGCCGCCCAGTACATCCGCCAGCTCAAGGACCACATCGACGAGCTCAAGGCCGAG aTCCGGCTGCTGCGGGGGCCACTGGCCTTtggggcggtggggctggggacacgccTGGGGGACGAGGACTCTCTGGGTTCCTCCGACGAGGAGCTGCCACCCTTCGCCCTGACccacggggacatcggggacctcggggacatgggggacagcaGCGACAGCGAGACCGAGGGGGCACCCACGGCACCGTGA